From a region of the Osmia lignaria lignaria isolate PbOS001 chromosome 1, iyOsmLign1, whole genome shotgun sequence genome:
- the LOC117606297 gene encoding uncharacterized protein LOC117606297, with translation MPVGGRVAGKVGIYSSHYNGKGYSGINEEIMWISIGMGIIIAVLITIALCYIAREKCRKRHEGYYAS, from the exons ATGCCAGTGGGTGGTCGGGTGGCTGGTAAAGTCGGGATTTACAGCTCTCACTATAATG GAAAAGGCTACAGTGGTATAAACGAGGAGATCATGTGGATCAGCATCGGTATGGGGATAATTATCGCCGTATTGATCACCATAGCATTGTGCTACATAGCGCGTGAAAAATGTCGCAAACGACACGAAGGATACTACGCTTCCTGA
- the LOC117606210 gene encoding uncharacterized protein LOC117606210 isoform X2, translating to MEKRSISGKDILRMDGLLPPTRRVPVCNAVTSTDKRKEKKWSLGGILKRISSMRDYDSSSNDEEIVYCTREPRPRNVFNRKSHSNVILHPVEKNSEQSFNNHDNQDNHDNQDNQDNDSIAKLLDTSSLQRDSMHRSSDGSLDGLSKKARKSKLKARIEAKRDRICADSSSDEESRKSCNSLTRYQNENGTHSMQKNSSCNRKSRAARTERYIKRLSRDEGHRLPENLNNIGNKRNSLELVNERSSVATDAYELLQSQAQSQSFINHSNSNTFPVQRSVENLRQSGIAASNFQTKSSTDLTKHHKSQYITDLNQNNTYAKPNVLQKNKNHVNYDENLFNSPSISTNYAEPYSCTKNRQFINQSSCPPEPPPRDPRFRAFSYGCNSFPLNGKYRVTGHDDTLRMKMNDIHQVTKDHLKGLRSYDSSNEINWSGSIRQCPRRPLSLTVSSTQSCNLTECTNNRHNSTGKHVDEPILYETEAMKCQRRNDRNDQLNSRFNDYHVKTGRSNLSTAAQNIPKNSASPTFNKISDSSRIKSPTKRILREDSYDLPNELPVVNVRTKEKEEQQRATEQETVERRRSSKNLEEALSELEAIYNSLRLGDEDLLDRAERRSMEEFSLRQAKTSNTVPFISEDSSDRSKDDMAYRRMHPKERPTSLSETVGQSALSNISYLIASPVLTRKDTTDSYAYTSNYPARRDEPDVTRDDVVYRSIHRANNTLKVIDPQPPFGIPLGPVTTAPESDYLHTTPTKPDHPRSLYIPQCEPDIVTDDLAFRTLRKDANTAKHSVENKNGPAPEQDTVFGTKKKRAVRSLSANLYGLINHNGIHLRREPSLQEITDQISDPVIDLGSLPERSACFRRVVSDGELSDYDTRWRTECSLKGSKTDINGNHSVSNLHRKKLRVYVAPSTQVQSCNEKNGEVGAKTLIPSNDMLSKSLNNEFWQDRVQSKSNDSLSKDTDSDFTAYSRLCQDLVNLIEGPNDTEAKAIDRSKQSTERDASHEKKSTMNESPILRIQSLGSQYAEDNEETVKESRAKDDVEKLTESLTNPENEDSKKTDDSAFDFYLRVADENVKLIAEAFSSVADHLRDSRLSQKNSLTSLRSEIETDSTAPNTSTRSSVTYSPDDDSFGASKTTDTLSIVPKEDVTITLKEDHLNVEREEDKNDPELDLSKAVHDLQLAAASLCEHEKEIEELEAVLRKDSTSSISDKIAIDQDKCQLIVEKSSMSVNEKKEQDQDRKTTVLPTDVKLRSDERDPNCEGILAYDHS from the exons atgGAAAAGAGAAGTATTAGTGGAAAGGATATTCTCAGAATGGATGGTTTGTTACCACCAACACGGCGTGTGCCTGTCTGTAATGCAGTAACTTCTACAGAcaaaaggaaggagaaaaagTGGTCGCTTGGAGGAATTTTGAAACGAATATCCTCTATGAGGGATTATGATAGTTCTTCGAACGATGAAGAAATAGTATATTGTACAAGAGAACCAAGACCTCGCAATGTGTTTAATAGAAAATCTCATAGTAATGTTATTCTTCATCCAGTTGAGAAAAATTCAGAACAGTCTTTCAATAATCATGATAACCAAGATAATCATGATAACCAAGATAATCAAGATAATGATAGTATTGCAAAGTTGCTAGATACATCATCTTTACAAAGGGATTCTATGCACCGTAGCAGTGATGGATCACTGGATGGACTAAGTAAGAAAGCGCGTAAAAGTAAATTAAAGGCTCGGATAGAAGCGAAAAGAGATCGTATTTGTGCGGACAGCAGTTCGGACGAAGAGTCACGTAAATCGTGCAATTCTCTGACCAGATATCAGAATGAAAATGGTACGCATAGCATGCAAAAGAATAGTTCTTGTAATAGAAAAAGTCGTGCCGCGCGTACGGAACGTTACATAAAACGTTTATCCCGAGACGAAGGGCACAGATTACcagaaaatttaaacaatattgGGAACAAACGCAATAGTCTTGAATTGGTGAACGAACGATCGTCCGTAGCTACAGATGCATATGAATTATTGCAATCTCAAGCGCAATCACAATCGTTTATCAATCATTCGAACAGTAATACCTTTCctgtacaaagatctgttgaaAACTTACGACAATCAGGGATAGCTGCGtctaattttcaaacgaaatcgTCAACCGACCTTACGAAACATCATAAGAGCCAATATATCACAGACTTAAATCAAAATAATACATACGCGAAACCAAATGTTCTACAAAAGAATAAGAATCATGTGAATTAtgatgaaaatttgtttaattcacCGTCGATTAGTACAAATTACGCGGAACCTTATTCTTGTACGAAGAATCGTCAGTTTATAAATCAAAGTTCCTGTCCACCCGAACCTCCACCGCGAGACCCACGTTTTCGAGCGTTCAGTTATGGTTGCAATTCGTTTCCACTTAATGGAAAGTATCGCGTGACAGGACACGACGATACTTTGCGTATGAAAATGAACGATATTCATCAAGTTACGAAAGACCACTTGAAGGGCTTAAGATCGTACGATTCGAGCAATGAAATCAATTGGTCTGGTTCGATTAGACAATGCCCGCGTCGTCCATTGTCTCTTACTGTAAGTTCAACGCAGTCTTGTAACTTAACCGAGTGTACAAACAATAGACACAATTCAACCGGTAAACACGTGGACGAGCCGATATTGTACGAAACAGAAGCAATGAAATGTCAAAGGAGAAACGATCGCAACGATCAGCTTAACTCGAGATTTAACGATTACCATGTTAAAACGGGTAGGAGCAATTTATCCACAGCTGCACAAAACATACCCAAGAATTCTGCATCGCCtacttttaacaaaatttcCGATTCTTCGCGTATAAAATCACCAACCAAGCGCATTTTAAGAGAAGACTCTTATGACTTACCAAATGAACTACCCGTGGTGAATgtaagaacgaaagaaaaagaggaacaacaaagaGCAACTGAACAAGAAACagtggaaagaagaagaagttcAAAGAACCTGGAAGAAGCACTTTCTGAATTGGAGGCGATATACAACAGCCTTCGTTTAGGAGACGAAGATCTCCTTGATCGGGCAGAACGGCGTAGTATGGAAGAGTTCAGTCTACGCCAAGCGAAAACCAGTAATACAGTTCCATTTATTTCAGAAGATTCATCGGATCGGTCGAAAGATGATATGGCTTACAGAAGGATGCATCCAAAGGAGAGACCAACATCCTTGTCGGAAACGGTCGGCCAATCTGCGCTCTCTAATATCAGTTATCTAATAGCCTCACCTGTTCTAACGCGCAAAGACACTACCGATAGTTATGCGTACACTTCAAACTATCCAGCACGTAGAGACGAGCCAGATGTGACACGCGATGACGTCGTTTATCGAAGCATTCATCGTGCCAACAACACGTTGAAAGTGATAGATCCGCAACCACCGTTCGGTATACCTTTAGGGCCCGTGACAACGGCACCGGAAAGCGACTACTTGCATACTACGCCAACAAAGCCGGACCATCCTCGTTCCTTATACATACCGCAATGCGAGCCAGACATTGTTACAGACGATTTGGCCTTTCGAACTCTTAGGAAGGATGCCAACACGGCAAAGCATTccgttgaaaataaaaacggCCCTGCGCCAGAGCAGGATACCGTTTTTGGTACGAAAAAGAAACGAGCAGTTAGATCTCTCTCTGCCAATCTGTACGGCTTGATCAATCACAATGGGATTCATCTGCGGAGGGAACCCAGTCTTCAAGAGATCACGGATCAGATCAGTGACCCAGTGATTGATCTTGGTTCGTTACCTGAACGGTCCGCTTGTTTCAGACGCGTCGTAAGCGACGGTGAATTGTCTGATTATGATACTCGATGGCGTACCGAGTGTTCCTTAAAAGGCAGCAAGACTGACATCAACGGAAATCATTCAGTCTCGAATCTACATAGAAAGAAGCTTCGCGTTTACGTCGCACCATCGACTCAGGTACAGAGTTGCAATGAGAAAAATGGAGAAGTCGGGGCAAAGACCTTAATACCGTCCAATGATATGTTATCAAAATCATTAAACAATGAATTTTGGCAGGATCGTGTACAAAGTAAATCTAACGATTCGCTTAGCAAAGATACCGATTCTGATTTCACTGCGTACAGCAGGTTGTGCCAGGATTTGGTTAATCTGATAGAAGGACCAAACGATACCGAAGCGAAAGCGATAGATCGTTCGAAGCAGTCTACAGAAAGAGATGCATCACACGAGAAGAAGTCGACAATGAATGAATCTCCGATTCTACGTATTCAGTCTTTGGGTAGCCAATATGCAGAGGATAATGAAGAGACTGTTAAAGAAAGTAGAGCAAAGGATGACGTTGAAAAACTGACAGAGTCTTTGACTAATCCTGAGAACGAAGATTCCAAGAAGACTGACGATAGTGCGTTTGATTTCTATCTTCGTGTCGCGGACGAGAATGTTAAACTAATTGCGGAGGCGTTCAGCAGTGTGGCGGATCACTTACGCGATAGTCGTTTAAGCCAAAAGAATTCGCTGACGTCGCTCCGATCTGAAATAGAAACCGATAGTACTGCGCCCAACACTAGTACTCGTAGTTCCGTTACATATAGTCCAGACGATGACTCGTTTGGTGCGTCAAAGACCACCGATACGTTAAGCATAGTTCCTAAAGAAGATGTGACTATAACGTTGAAAGAGGATCATCTGAATGTGGAACGGGAAGAGGATAAGAATGACCCAGAACTCGATTTGTCCAAAGCCGTTCATGATTTACAGTTAGCAGCAGCAAGTTTATGCGAACATGAAAAAGAAATCGAAGAATTAGAGGCTGTATTGAGGAAAGATTCAACTAGTAGTATCTCTGATAAAATAGCGATCGATCAGGATAAATGCCAGCTAATCGTAGAGAAAAGTAGTATGTCGGTGAAcgaaaaaaaggaacaagatCAGGATAGAAAAACAACTGTACTACCGACCGATGTTAAATTACGAAGTGACGAACGCGACCCAAATTGCGAAG GTATCCTGGCATATGATCATTCATGA
- the LOC117606210 gene encoding uncharacterized protein LOC117606210 isoform X1 produces MEKRSISGKDILRMDGLLPPTRRVPVCNAVTSTDKRKEKKWSLGGILKRISSMRDYDSSSNDEEIVYCTREPRPRNVFNRKSHSNVILHPVEKNSEQSFNNHDNQDNHDNQDNQDNDSIAKLLDTSSLQRDSMHRSSDGSLDGLSKKARKSKLKARIEAKRDRICADSSSDEESRKSCNSLTRYQNENGTHSMQKNSSCNRKSRAARTERYIKRLSRDEGHRLPENLNNIGNKRNSLELVNERSSVATDAYELLQSQAQSQSFINHSNSNTFPVQRSVENLRQSGIAASNFQTKSSTDLTKHHKSQYITDLNQNNTYAKPNVLQKNKNHVNYDENLFNSPSISTNYAEPYSCTKNRQFINQSSCPPEPPPRDPRFRAFSYGCNSFPLNGKYRVTGHDDTLRMKMNDIHQVTKDHLKGLRSYDSSNEINWSGSIRQCPRRPLSLTVSSTQSCNLTECTNNRHNSTGKHVDEPILYETEAMKCQRRNDRNDQLNSRFNDYHVKTGRSNLSTAAQNIPKNSASPTFNKISDSSRIKSPTKRILREDSYDLPNELPVVNVRTKEKEEQQRATEQETVERRRSSKNLEEALSELEAIYNSLRLGDEDLLDRAERRSMEEFSLRQAKTSNTVPFISEDSSDRSKDDMAYRRMHPKERPTSLSETVGQSALSNISYLIASPVLTRKDTTDSYAYTSNYPARRDEPDVTRDDVVYRSIHRANNTLKVIDPQPPFGIPLGPVTTAPESDYLHTTPTKPDHPRSLYIPQCEPDIVTDDLAFRTLRKDANTAKHSVENKNGPAPEQDTVFGTKKKRAVRSLSANLYGLINHNGIHLRREPSLQEITDQISDPVIDLGSLPERSACFRRVVSDGELSDYDTRWRTECSLKGSKTDINGNHSVSNLHRKKLRVYVAPSTQVQSCNEKNGEVGAKTLIPSNDMLSKSLNNEFWQDRVQSKSNDSLSKDTDSDFTAYSRLCQDLVNLIEGPNDTEAKAIDRSKQSTERDASHEKKSTMNESPILRIQSLGSQYAEDNEETVKESRAKDDVEKLTESLTNPENEDSKKTDDSAFDFYLRVADENVKLIAEAFSSVADHLRDSRLSQKNSLTSLRSEIETDSTAPNTSTRSSVTYSPDDDSFGASKTTDTLSIVPKEDVTITLKEDHLNVEREEDKNDPELDLSKAVHDLQLAAASLCEHEKEIEELEAVLRKDSTSSISDKIAIDQDKCQLIVEKSSMSVNEKKEQDQDRKTTVLPTDVKLRSDERDPNCEGESIECKNVYESYDIDIVRSTEMRISYVTNLITVMITTYSMVLLACFLALLLATVAVS; encoded by the coding sequence atgGAAAAGAGAAGTATTAGTGGAAAGGATATTCTCAGAATGGATGGTTTGTTACCACCAACACGGCGTGTGCCTGTCTGTAATGCAGTAACTTCTACAGAcaaaaggaaggagaaaaagTGGTCGCTTGGAGGAATTTTGAAACGAATATCCTCTATGAGGGATTATGATAGTTCTTCGAACGATGAAGAAATAGTATATTGTACAAGAGAACCAAGACCTCGCAATGTGTTTAATAGAAAATCTCATAGTAATGTTATTCTTCATCCAGTTGAGAAAAATTCAGAACAGTCTTTCAATAATCATGATAACCAAGATAATCATGATAACCAAGATAATCAAGATAATGATAGTATTGCAAAGTTGCTAGATACATCATCTTTACAAAGGGATTCTATGCACCGTAGCAGTGATGGATCACTGGATGGACTAAGTAAGAAAGCGCGTAAAAGTAAATTAAAGGCTCGGATAGAAGCGAAAAGAGATCGTATTTGTGCGGACAGCAGTTCGGACGAAGAGTCACGTAAATCGTGCAATTCTCTGACCAGATATCAGAATGAAAATGGTACGCATAGCATGCAAAAGAATAGTTCTTGTAATAGAAAAAGTCGTGCCGCGCGTACGGAACGTTACATAAAACGTTTATCCCGAGACGAAGGGCACAGATTACcagaaaatttaaacaatattgGGAACAAACGCAATAGTCTTGAATTGGTGAACGAACGATCGTCCGTAGCTACAGATGCATATGAATTATTGCAATCTCAAGCGCAATCACAATCGTTTATCAATCATTCGAACAGTAATACCTTTCctgtacaaagatctgttgaaAACTTACGACAATCAGGGATAGCTGCGtctaattttcaaacgaaatcgTCAACCGACCTTACGAAACATCATAAGAGCCAATATATCACAGACTTAAATCAAAATAATACATACGCGAAACCAAATGTTCTACAAAAGAATAAGAATCATGTGAATTAtgatgaaaatttgtttaattcacCGTCGATTAGTACAAATTACGCGGAACCTTATTCTTGTACGAAGAATCGTCAGTTTATAAATCAAAGTTCCTGTCCACCCGAACCTCCACCGCGAGACCCACGTTTTCGAGCGTTCAGTTATGGTTGCAATTCGTTTCCACTTAATGGAAAGTATCGCGTGACAGGACACGACGATACTTTGCGTATGAAAATGAACGATATTCATCAAGTTACGAAAGACCACTTGAAGGGCTTAAGATCGTACGATTCGAGCAATGAAATCAATTGGTCTGGTTCGATTAGACAATGCCCGCGTCGTCCATTGTCTCTTACTGTAAGTTCAACGCAGTCTTGTAACTTAACCGAGTGTACAAACAATAGACACAATTCAACCGGTAAACACGTGGACGAGCCGATATTGTACGAAACAGAAGCAATGAAATGTCAAAGGAGAAACGATCGCAACGATCAGCTTAACTCGAGATTTAACGATTACCATGTTAAAACGGGTAGGAGCAATTTATCCACAGCTGCACAAAACATACCCAAGAATTCTGCATCGCCtacttttaacaaaatttcCGATTCTTCGCGTATAAAATCACCAACCAAGCGCATTTTAAGAGAAGACTCTTATGACTTACCAAATGAACTACCCGTGGTGAATgtaagaacgaaagaaaaagaggaacaacaaagaGCAACTGAACAAGAAACagtggaaagaagaagaagttcAAAGAACCTGGAAGAAGCACTTTCTGAATTGGAGGCGATATACAACAGCCTTCGTTTAGGAGACGAAGATCTCCTTGATCGGGCAGAACGGCGTAGTATGGAAGAGTTCAGTCTACGCCAAGCGAAAACCAGTAATACAGTTCCATTTATTTCAGAAGATTCATCGGATCGGTCGAAAGATGATATGGCTTACAGAAGGATGCATCCAAAGGAGAGACCAACATCCTTGTCGGAAACGGTCGGCCAATCTGCGCTCTCTAATATCAGTTATCTAATAGCCTCACCTGTTCTAACGCGCAAAGACACTACCGATAGTTATGCGTACACTTCAAACTATCCAGCACGTAGAGACGAGCCAGATGTGACACGCGATGACGTCGTTTATCGAAGCATTCATCGTGCCAACAACACGTTGAAAGTGATAGATCCGCAACCACCGTTCGGTATACCTTTAGGGCCCGTGACAACGGCACCGGAAAGCGACTACTTGCATACTACGCCAACAAAGCCGGACCATCCTCGTTCCTTATACATACCGCAATGCGAGCCAGACATTGTTACAGACGATTTGGCCTTTCGAACTCTTAGGAAGGATGCCAACACGGCAAAGCATTccgttgaaaataaaaacggCCCTGCGCCAGAGCAGGATACCGTTTTTGGTACGAAAAAGAAACGAGCAGTTAGATCTCTCTCTGCCAATCTGTACGGCTTGATCAATCACAATGGGATTCATCTGCGGAGGGAACCCAGTCTTCAAGAGATCACGGATCAGATCAGTGACCCAGTGATTGATCTTGGTTCGTTACCTGAACGGTCCGCTTGTTTCAGACGCGTCGTAAGCGACGGTGAATTGTCTGATTATGATACTCGATGGCGTACCGAGTGTTCCTTAAAAGGCAGCAAGACTGACATCAACGGAAATCATTCAGTCTCGAATCTACATAGAAAGAAGCTTCGCGTTTACGTCGCACCATCGACTCAGGTACAGAGTTGCAATGAGAAAAATGGAGAAGTCGGGGCAAAGACCTTAATACCGTCCAATGATATGTTATCAAAATCATTAAACAATGAATTTTGGCAGGATCGTGTACAAAGTAAATCTAACGATTCGCTTAGCAAAGATACCGATTCTGATTTCACTGCGTACAGCAGGTTGTGCCAGGATTTGGTTAATCTGATAGAAGGACCAAACGATACCGAAGCGAAAGCGATAGATCGTTCGAAGCAGTCTACAGAAAGAGATGCATCACACGAGAAGAAGTCGACAATGAATGAATCTCCGATTCTACGTATTCAGTCTTTGGGTAGCCAATATGCAGAGGATAATGAAGAGACTGTTAAAGAAAGTAGAGCAAAGGATGACGTTGAAAAACTGACAGAGTCTTTGACTAATCCTGAGAACGAAGATTCCAAGAAGACTGACGATAGTGCGTTTGATTTCTATCTTCGTGTCGCGGACGAGAATGTTAAACTAATTGCGGAGGCGTTCAGCAGTGTGGCGGATCACTTACGCGATAGTCGTTTAAGCCAAAAGAATTCGCTGACGTCGCTCCGATCTGAAATAGAAACCGATAGTACTGCGCCCAACACTAGTACTCGTAGTTCCGTTACATATAGTCCAGACGATGACTCGTTTGGTGCGTCAAAGACCACCGATACGTTAAGCATAGTTCCTAAAGAAGATGTGACTATAACGTTGAAAGAGGATCATCTGAATGTGGAACGGGAAGAGGATAAGAATGACCCAGAACTCGATTTGTCCAAAGCCGTTCATGATTTACAGTTAGCAGCAGCAAGTTTATGCGAACATGAAAAAGAAATCGAAGAATTAGAGGCTGTATTGAGGAAAGATTCAACTAGTAGTATCTCTGATAAAATAGCGATCGATCAGGATAAATGCCAGCTAATCGTAGAGAAAAGTAGTATGTCGGTGAAcgaaaaaaaggaacaagatCAGGATAGAAAAACAACTGTACTACCGACCGATGTTAAATTACGAAGTGACGAACGCGACCCAAATTGCGAAGGTGAGAGTATAGAATGCAAGAATGTTTATGAATCGTACGACATCGATATCGTTCGTTCGACTGAAATGCGTATTTCGTATGTTACTAACCTCATAACTGTAATGATAACTACTTATTCTATGGTTTTGCTGGCTTGTTTTCTTGCACTGCTTTTAGCGACGGTAGCAGTATCATGA